The proteins below are encoded in one region of Serratia symbiotica:
- a CDS encoding recombinase family protein, with protein MTTQIVPKGFVRAYLRASTTEQDATRALDTINTFAIERGLNICNYYIENESGSRLERPELFRLLKDCQQNDILLIEDVDRLSRLAGEDWNSLKKMIRQKDIRVVAVNVPTTWLASGHCDFDIRMFSAINDMLLDMLAAVARRDYEQRRERQQQGIARAKREGKYKGRQVNQSRYDAINRLIASGSSWSQVQRVLGCSRATISNAVKLKQCGNGKTSGKVETQE; from the coding sequence ATGACAACTCAAATAGTACCGAAAGGATTTGTCAGAGCTTATTTACGAGCTTCAACAACTGAGCAGGATGCAACACGTGCCCTGGACACGATCAATACATTCGCCATCGAGCGCGGCCTGAACATCTGTAACTACTATATTGAAAATGAATCCGGCTCCAGACTTGAACGCCCTGAACTGTTCCGGCTCCTGAAGGACTGCCAGCAGAATGACATTCTTCTGATAGAGGATGTGGATCGGTTATCTCGCCTTGCGGGGGAGGACTGGAACAGCCTGAAAAAGATGATTAGGCAGAAAGATATCAGAGTTGTGGCCGTCAATGTGCCGACTACTTGGCTCGCATCGGGACACTGTGATTTTGACATTCGCATGTTTTCGGCTATTAACGATATGTTGCTGGATATGCTGGCCGCTGTTGCCAGGCGTGACTATGAGCAGCGGCGGGAACGGCAGCAGCAGGGGATAGCGAGGGCGAAAAGGGAAGGGAAATACAAAGGCCGTCAGGTTAACCAGTCCCGTTATGATGCAATAAACCGGTTAATCGCGAGCGGCAGCTCCTGGAGCCAGGTACAGAGGGTTCTTGGCTGTAGCAGGGCGACGATTAGCAACGCTGTTAAACTTAAACAATGTGGCAATGGGAAGACATCGGGTAAGGTGGAAACGCAGGAATAG
- the umuC gene encoding translesion error-prone DNA polymerase V subunit UmuC → MFALVDVNSFYASCETVFRPDLRGKPVVVLSNNDGCVVARSQEAKALGIKMGVPWFKVRAEAEKKHCIAFSSNYAYYADMSHRVMTLLAQLTPRVEVYSIDEAFCDLTGLPLTTLEPLGKQLRETVRRCTHLTVGVGIAPTKTLAKLANHAAKTWRKTGGVVDLSATARQRRLMAHVPVSEVWGVGHRIARHLSMMGITTALQLADLPPAIARRRFSVVLERTVRELNGIACLSLEEFATPKEQIVCSRSFGEKTTDLDSVSQAICAHAERAAEKLRGERQYCRHVSVFVATSPFTVGGTGYSNQATTRLTTPTQDSRDIIRAARQALARIFRPGHRYHRCGVMLGEFTCSGMTQYGLFDDTPPRPHSERLMQLLDSLNQRGRTIWFGGQGMPERPETWKMQRKWLSPAYTTRLQDIPVVKS, encoded by the coding sequence ATGTTTGCCCTGGTTGACGTCAACAGCTTTTATGCCTCTTGCGAGACGGTGTTTCGACCTGACCTGCGCGGTAAACCCGTGGTGGTACTGTCGAACAACGACGGATGCGTGGTGGCACGCAGTCAGGAAGCCAAAGCCCTTGGCATAAAAATGGGCGTACCCTGGTTCAAGGTAAGAGCGGAGGCTGAAAAGAAACACTGTATTGCCTTCTCCAGTAATTACGCCTACTACGCCGACATGAGCCACCGGGTAATGACCCTATTGGCCCAGCTGACGCCGCGCGTTGAGGTCTATTCCATTGACGAGGCATTTTGTGACCTGACCGGCCTGCCACTCACCACACTGGAACCCCTGGGAAAACAGCTCCGTGAAACGGTACGCCGCTGCACGCATCTGACCGTTGGCGTGGGCATCGCTCCAACCAAAACGTTGGCCAAACTGGCCAACCATGCCGCCAAGACCTGGCGAAAGACCGGGGGTGTTGTTGACCTGAGTGCCACCGCAAGACAGCGTCGCCTGATGGCACACGTGCCGGTCTCGGAAGTGTGGGGAGTCGGGCATCGCATCGCCAGGCATCTGTCGATGATGGGGATAACCACGGCGCTACAACTGGCGGACTTGCCCCCGGCCATCGCCCGTCGCCGATTCTCGGTGGTACTGGAGCGCACGGTGCGTGAGTTGAACGGCATCGCCTGCCTGTCCCTCGAGGAATTTGCCACACCGAAAGAGCAGATAGTCTGTTCGCGCTCGTTCGGTGAAAAAACAACTGACCTTGATAGCGTCAGTCAGGCAATCTGCGCCCACGCCGAACGGGCAGCGGAAAAGCTGCGCGGTGAACGTCAGTATTGCCGACATGTATCGGTATTCGTGGCAACCAGCCCATTCACGGTGGGTGGAACCGGCTACAGCAATCAGGCCACGACCCGGCTGACGACACCCACCCAGGACAGCAGGGACATCATCCGCGCTGCCCGTCAGGCACTGGCGCGCATTTTCAGGCCAGGGCATCGTTACCACCGGTGCGGCGTCATGCTCGGGGAGTTCACCTGCTCGGGGATGACCCAGTATGGTCTGTTCGACGATACCCCGCCACGGCCGCACAGCGAACGCCTGATGCAACTGCTCGACAGCCTTAATCAGCGAGGCCGGACAATCTGGTTTGGGGGACAGGGCATGCCCGAACGGCCAGAGACCTGGAAGATGCAACGAAAATGGCTGTCACCAGCCTACACCACGCGTCTGCAAGATATTCCTGTCGTTAAATCTTAG
- the umuD gene encoding translesion error-prone DNA polymerase V autoproteolytic subunit — translation MSNTSQTIKSMATLTAPAVQRLKVHPGKTAPSPQRQTGVRLHDTGIACGFPSPAQDYLEQRLSLDDICIRFPESTYLVRADGHSMRDAGILDSDLLVVECCYPARHGDIVIATVDGAFTCKRLQLHPRPLLLPANPAFASIDVDNEDMETVIFGVVRYAIHTL, via the coding sequence GTGAGCAACACCTCCCAGACCATCAAGTCGATGGCCACACTCACCGCGCCAGCAGTTCAGCGACTCAAAGTTCATCCAGGTAAAACAGCCCCCTCCCCTCAGCGCCAGACAGGGGTCAGACTCCATGATACCGGTATCGCCTGTGGCTTCCCCTCGCCCGCTCAGGACTACCTGGAACAACGTCTGTCACTGGATGATATCTGCATCCGTTTCCCGGAAAGTACCTACCTGGTGCGAGCCGACGGCCATTCAATGCGGGACGCCGGTATTCTCGACAGCGACCTGCTGGTCGTTGAGTGCTGTTACCCGGCACGGCACGGCGACATCGTCATTGCGACGGTCGATGGCGCATTCACCTGCAAACGCCTGCAATTGCATCCCCGCCCGTTACTGCTGCCGGCCAACCCAGCCTTTGCGTCCATCGACGTGGATAATGAGGACATGGAGACGGTCATCTTTGGCGTGGTTCGCTACGCTATCCACACGCTTTGA